One genomic window of Solanum stenotomum isolate F172 chromosome 9, ASM1918654v1, whole genome shotgun sequence includes the following:
- the LOC125877401 gene encoding uncharacterized mitochondrial protein AtMg00240-like produces the protein MELISEMGSSGARPVYTPVDPNVRLTSIQYETHTQGSETPITDKTLENIGRYQRLVGRVLYLTKTKVDMFFAVHVLSQFMHAPKESHMEETLRVVKYIKASPGLGLFMPAQSSELLTTYCDYDWGNCLQTRRSVTGYLVKFGDAFIS, from the coding sequence ATGGAACTCATTTCTGAGATGGGATCAAGTGGTGCAAGACCAGTATATACACCAGTAGATCCTAATGTAAGATTAACATCTATTCAATATGAAACACACACACAAGGTTCAGAAACTCCTATCACAGATAAAACTTTGGAGAACATTGGAAGGTATCAAAGGCTAGTAGGGAGGGTGTTATACCTAACCAAGACCAAGGTAGACATGTTTTTTGCAGTTCATGTTCTAAGTCAATTTATGCATGCCCCAAAAGAGTCTCACATGGAAGAAACACTTAGGGTTGTTAAGTACATTAAAGCATCTCCTGGTTTAGGTCTGTTCATGCCTGCACAAAGTTCAGAATTGCTTACTACTTATTGTGACTATGACTGGGGCAATTGTCTACAAACAAGGAGGTCAGTAACAGGTTATCTTGTTAAATTTGGAGATGCATTCATTTcctag